The genomic DNA AATAACCTGCGATTGAACGGCACCGAGGTCGCTTGGATTTGATTGGAGTCGTGAGGTTACCAGACGCCTGCGGTTCGAGCCATTCTCGATGTGCCGCCGACCGACCGACAACCGTCAAACGAGACTTTTGCCTTTCGCGATTTCAAACGGGCCAATTCGACCACGGTCGGACGCTTCCTTCTTTGAGTTGCCGCGCCCGCGGTGTACAAGGGAATGATCGCCCGACCGGAGGTCGTTCATGTCCCGCTCTCCCGCCGCCACCACGAGGCTGGGGTTTACCCTGATCGAGTTGCTGGTGGTGATCGCGATCATCGCCGTCCTCATCGGGTTGCTCCTGCCGGCCGTCCAGAAGGTCCGCGAAGCGGCCTCCCGGGCCAAGTGTCAAAACAACCTGCACCAGATCGGCGTCGCGTTTCACAACTACGAGTCCGCCTTCGGCTGGTTCCCGCCGGGTTATCGCGACCCGCGCCCGGACTCGCAACCCGGCCCCGGGTGGGGCTGGGCGGTGTTCCTCCTCCCGTTCGTCGAGCAGGCGAACCTGTCCGCCCAGATCGACCCCGACCACACCGTTTTCGGCAACGGCTCGGCCATCACCGTGCCCACCCCACAGACGCTCACCCAGCTCAGCGTCTTCCGCTGCCCGTCCGACCCGGGGCCGCCGACCAACGCCAACTACGACGGCCACGCCACGGCCAGCTACCGGGGCATCGGGTGGAGCCGCCCGCAGACGGCCGTCGGCCCGATCGGGCTGATGATTACCAATATCGCCAACCCGAACGGGGTGCTGTTCCGGAACAGCCAGATCCGAGTCGCGGACGTGACCGACGGCTTATCGGGCACCATATTCGTCGCGGAGGTCTGCCTGGACGACCAGCGGGGCAAGTGGGGTGGGATCTGGGCCGGGGCGAATCGGCAAGACCAGTACGGCTTGTGGATCAGCGGGGTCTACTGGGCGATCGACGAGGGGCCGTTCCGGCTGAACGGGTCCGACAAGTGGGCGTCCTGCAGCGACCACCCGGGCGGGACCGGGATATTGCTCGGGGACGGGTCGGCGCGGTTCATGGCGGATTCGGTCGACCCGAGCATCCCGGCCAACATGGCCAGCCGCGCGGGCGGCGAGGTGGCGTCGGGCGACGGGTGGTAAGTGAGGACCGAAGCGGAATGGTTGGCGGCGACGGAACTGTCGACGACGCTGGCGTTCTTGAAGGACAAAGCGAGCGACCTGAGGTTACGTTTGTTCGCCGTGGCTTGGCGAAGTAGATCCTGGAAAAGCGGCCGGCCGGCGCGAACCTTCTCGTGACCATTCTCTCCGTGAGGTAAGAAGTCACCGGGAAGGAACCCATGAATCAGACCGACGTTCTCATCGCCGGGGCCGGGCCGACCGGGCTCACCCTGGCCTGCGATTTGGCCCGCCGCGGCGTTTCCGCCCGCGTCATCGACAAGTCCCCCACCGATTTTCCCGGCTCCCGTGCGAAAGGGCTGATGCCGCGCACGCTGGAGGTCTTTGACGACCTCGGCGTTGTGGGCGAGGTACTCGCTTCAAGCGGCCCGTTTCCGCCGTTCCGTGGGTACGCGGGCGAAACGGTCCTGTGGGATCGAACTATTTACCAGATGGCCGGATTCCCGGAACTGACACCCACCCCGGACCTTCCGTACACCACTTTCCGGATGATCCCCCAGTGGCGGACCGAGGAAATTCTGCGGGCACGACTGGTAGCCCTCGGCGGCCGCGTGGAACGCGGCACCGAACTCACGGCGCTCAATCAGGACGGCGAGGGCGTCACCGCATCACTGGTCCGGGACGGCCGGGTGGAAGAGGTGCGATGCCGCTACCTCGTGGGGGCTGACGGCGGGCCGAGTTTCGTTCGCAAGGCGATCGGGATCGGGTTCGCCGGGACGACAGACGCGACCGACCGCTCCATCATCGCCGACGTGATAGCCTCGGGTCCGGACCGGGACCACTGGCACACGTGGACGAACCCCGGGAATCCCGCGAACCGGGTCTCCCTCTGCCCGCTCCCGGGAACGGATTTCTTCCAGTTCGTGGCCCCGGTCACGACCGACGACGTGCCGGCTCTCACCCTCGAATCCCTGCAAGCCATCTTCGATCAACGGTCCGGGGTCAGCGGCGTGCGGCTATCAGACCTGCGCTGGGCGACGATGTATCGGGTGAACGTGCGGCTCGCGGACAGGTTTCGAATGGGCCGGGTGTTCCTGGCCGGCGACGCGGCCCACGTCCACTCCCCGGCCGGCGGTCAGGGGTTGAACACGGGCGTTCAGGACGCCTACAACCTCGGCTGGAAACTCGGGGCCGTACTGCGTGGCGCCCCGGAAACCCTACTCGACAGCTACGAGGCCGAACGGCTCCCGGTCGCGGCGCACGTCCTCGGAATGACTTCGGCACTGCACAAGCGATGGGCTAACGGAGGCACACCGAGGAGCGCCGCTGACGACGTTTACCAGTTGCGGTTGAGCTACCAGGGCGGCCCCCTGGCTCGCGATAACGGGGGCGGCCGGGTCCGGGCGGGAGACCGCGCTCCCGACGCCCCGTGCCGCGACGCCGCCGGGAATCTGGTGCGGCTGTTCGACGCTTTCCGCGGCCCCCACTTTACCCTGCTGGCGTTCGAGCGCCACGACGGCCGCTACGGCGAACCGGTCCGAGCCTATACCGTCCTCCATCCAGGAGAGCCGATCGGCGGCCCGTGTCTGGTCGACGCGGACGGGTTGGTCAGGAGCGGTTACGGCGTCGAATCCGGGTTCGTTCTCGTCCGGCCGGACGGGTACATCGGATTGATCGCTCCCGACGAGGCGGCCGTCCGGGAATACCTGGCTCTCGTGATGGGCGGACCCGCGATGTAGCCGTTGAACTTCCGAACTGGAGCCACACGGCGTTGGTTTACGGCTTCTTCGCCACGAGTAATTCTTCGATGGTGATCGACTTGTAATACGCCTTGGCTTTCGCGCCGCCGTGGATTTGCAGGGCGACGATGCCGGTCCGGGCGATCGCGTCGTCGGGCTCGGTGTAGTCGACGGTCTGGGTGCCGTTGAGCCACAGGCGGATGTGCGACCCCTCGCAGCGGATCACGTACTCGTTCCAGTCGTCGTGCTTGACCAGTTTCTCGATCACGTCTTTCGCCGGTTTCGCGAGTACCTTGTTGCGCCGCGATTCGTCGTACAACGCCCCCCAGTAATCCTGCCCGACGTCCGCTTGAAAGCCGCTGACTTCGTGGTGGTTGGGGATTCGCTTGGTCCGGAACTGCACGCCCGCGTTCGTCTTCGCCCGTTCTCCGACCAGCTTGAACGTCACCTTCAGTTCGAAGTCGCCGAAGGTCTTGGTCGTGGAGAGGAATTCGTTGCGGGGGACGGTCATGTCCAACGAACCGCCCACGATCGCGCCGTCTTCGATCCGCCAGGTTTTCTCCGTGTCGCCTTCCCAGCCGACGAACGTCTTGCCGTCGAAGAGGGAGACGGGCTCGGCGGCCGAAGCGGCGGTCGAGAGTGCCAGAAGCAGTGCTGAAGGAAAGAGCCGCATAGTGTCTCCTGCTGTTTGGGCTGATACTCTCTGAACTACCAAGACTCGCACTCGACTCGGAGTTCCAAAAGAGCCGGAACGGGTATGGGAAGGCAACTAAGGAAGAACAAACCAGTAGGCCCAGTTACCTTTGAGCGGCTGGAAGCAGTAGGTCTTGAAGCGCACCCGCTTGGGAAGGTCAAAAACCGGCTCGTCATGTTTGAGAGGGGTGGCGAGACACGGGCTACCTCCGTCGAGCGGGTGAGACGGAAGGTAGTACCAAAGCACACCGTCGCGTTCGAGGCACGCCGTGACCCCCGCCCGGCGCAACTCGTCCGGTAATGGATACCTCACAATCTGGTTGGGGTCAGGCTCCGGTAGGATTCGCCCGCCCCTGATGCCGGACGCATGAGCTTCGAAATGGTCGGTGACTTGACCGAAGATGCGAACTCCTTCCGGCACATTCGCCCTCAGTGTAATTACGTGGCTAACCCACCCGACACCGACCAGTAGAGCGAGTGCGATTACTGCCTTCCCGACGAAAATAGCACCTGACCATCTGTCTCGAACGGAACCTACAATCTTGGCCTCGGTCATGGGTCGTCCTCCCAATGGTGTTCAGTATGGCAGGGAGTGACCGGAGAAGTACGAATGGGAAGTGCTGGGCATGTCAGAATCAGATGACAGAAGTTTCCAGAAGAGTTCACAAGAACTCGTTGCGGGGGACGGCCGTGTCCCACGAACCGCCCACGATCGCGCCGTCTTCGATCCGCCAGGTTTTCTTCGTGTCGCCTTCCCAGCCGGCGAACGTCTGAAGTGGACCCCATTTGTTGGACCAAAAATTGATTGGTACGGTATAAGGTGGAGTCGTCGGATGTCTCGGCCACCCCGGGAACGGTTCGGCCGATACGCGCTTCCCATCCTTCAGGGACTCCGAACCGATCATCGTCTCGCCGGCTCTTCTGTCTTTACTCTTCCCGCTCCACGCATTCGCGGTCGGCCCCTTTCACGCCGGCTTCCGGGATCGCCCTTCCGCGTACGCCTCCGCCGGTGTCCGCATCCCGAGCGAACTGTGCGGCCTTTCGTCGCAGTAAAATCGGAAATACTTTGCCAACGAATGTTCGACCTCACGACCATCGGCATAGTCTTTCAGGTAAATCTCCTCATATTTCACCGTCCGCCAAAGCCGCTCCACGAACACATTGCCCAGGCAGCGACCGCGACCATCCATGCTCACCTTCACGCCCGCCGCCTCCAACCGGCTCGTGAA from Fimbriiglobus ruber includes the following:
- a CDS encoding FAD-dependent oxidoreductase, with protein sequence MNQTDVLIAGAGPTGLTLACDLARRGVSARVIDKSPTDFPGSRAKGLMPRTLEVFDDLGVVGEVLASSGPFPPFRGYAGETVLWDRTIYQMAGFPELTPTPDLPYTTFRMIPQWRTEEILRARLVALGGRVERGTELTALNQDGEGVTASLVRDGRVEEVRCRYLVGADGGPSFVRKAIGIGFAGTTDATDRSIIADVIASGPDRDHWHTWTNPGNPANRVSLCPLPGTDFFQFVAPVTTDDVPALTLESLQAIFDQRSGVSGVRLSDLRWATMYRVNVRLADRFRMGRVFLAGDAAHVHSPAGGQGLNTGVQDAYNLGWKLGAVLRGAPETLLDSYEAERLPVAAHVLGMTSALHKRWANGGTPRSAADDVYQLRLSYQGGPLARDNGGGRVRAGDRAPDAPCRDAAGNLVRLFDAFRGPHFTLLAFERHDGRYGEPVRAYTVLHPGEPIGGPCLVDADGLVRSGYGVESGFVLVRPDGYIGLIAPDEAAVREYLALVMGGPAM
- a CDS encoding 3-keto-disaccharide hydrolase, translated to MRLFPSALLLALSTAASAAEPVSLFDGKTFVGWEGDTEKTWRIEDGAIVGGSLDMTVPRNEFLSTTKTFGDFELKVTFKLVGERAKTNAGVQFRTKRIPNHHEVSGFQADVGQDYWGALYDESRRNKVLAKPAKDVIEKLVKHDDWNEYVIRCEGSHIRLWLNGTQTVDYTEPDDAIARTGIVALQIHGGAKAKAYYKSITIEELLVAKKP
- a CDS encoding DUF1559 domain-containing protein, with translation MSRSPAATTRLGFTLIELLVVIAIIAVLIGLLLPAVQKVREAASRAKCQNNLHQIGVAFHNYESAFGWFPPGYRDPRPDSQPGPGWGWAVFLLPFVEQANLSAQIDPDHTVFGNGSAITVPTPQTLTQLSVFRCPSDPGPPTNANYDGHATASYRGIGWSRPQTAVGPIGLMITNIANPNGVLFRNSQIRVADVTDGLSGTIFVAEVCLDDQRGKWGGIWAGANRQDQYGLWISGVYWAIDEGPFRLNGSDKWASCSDHPGGTGILLGDGSARFMADSVDPSIPANMASRAGGEVASGDGW